GCCGGGCCTGCTTTATCAGGACACAGATCCACTTCATCGTTCAGGCCATCGCCATCGGTATCGGGGATGGGGCAGCCATGGTATTTGAAGGTGCCCGGTACATCGGGACATTGGTCAACATCGTCCAGAACGGTATCGTTATCCCGGTCAAGGATGGGACAACCGCGGTCGCGCGCCAGCCCGGCCACATCGGGACATTTATCCACGGCATCAGCAACGCCATCGCCATCTTTATCGGGGCAACCGCCAGCTTTGGCCGAACCCGGTACGTCGGGGCAGGCATCTGCTTTATCGGGCACCCCGTCACCATCTTTATCGTTGGTTAATACTACTTTCTTGTTCAGCCAAAAACCAAGGGAAGCGCCAATGACATGGTTTTTAAAGGTGCCATTATAGGTGGCTTTATAAAAATTGCTCAAACCCTGGCTAATGAAACCGGTAAGCAGTACGTTGCCCAGTTCAAACCCCACCCGGGCATTCACCCCAAAATCGAATGTTTTTACCATCCCGGTATTTTTTCCTACCTGGATGTTTGATTCGTCCTGTTTAAAGTGCAGCGAGGTATCTCTTTTTTCCCAGCTCGATTTGCCACTATAAAAGAACGAGAGGTACGGGCCTGCGCTGATAAGGAAATTGCTTTTCTTACCCATACGCAGTTTAACCGCTATGTTCAGCGGCATATCAATATAGTTTGTGTAGAAATTATTGCTGTAATACAGGGTGTCGGTCTTTGCTGAGCTGGTATCGTAATAACGGGCAAATTTTCTACCCTTGTTTGAAAAAATAAGCCCGGGTTGAAAAAAGAATTTATTCGTATAACCCAGGGGAATTTCGCCGATAATACCCAGGTGCAGCCCGCTTCTTTTGGTATAAAAGGGCTCGGTGGTTTTGTTCCATTCCGGTAGATAGTTCGTTTCTTTTACTGAGGAAGACTGTGGACCGCCTATAATTCCCAACCGCATTTGGGCATTGGCAGAGTACAGGGTCGATGTCAATAACAGCAGTGCGTAAAGTTTCTTCATACCGGTTCAGCTTGAAAGACAGGTAGTAACGTTTCAAATAGCGGGAATATTGTCTGAACTGGGGTGGTTGGGATGATTGGGATGGCTGGGATAAGGGGAAAGATGTATATGAAGACCTGTCAGGTGCACATTGTGATCTTGCGAAATCAGCATGTGCAAGTGCACCTGACAGGTCTTACTTCAAATTAAACATGAAACTTGATTCCCTGGGCCAAGGGTAATTGTGTAGAATAATTTATCGTATTTGTTTGGCGGCGCATATACGCTTTCCAGGCGTCGCTGCCGCTTTCGCGGCCGCCGCCGGTTTCTTTTTCGCCACCGAAGGCGCCCCCGATCTCGGCCCCGGACGTACCGATGTTTACGTTGGCAATACCGCAATCGCTGCCGTTAGCCGACAGGAATTGCTCCGCCTCCCGCAGGTTCAGCGTCATAATGCTCGATGATAACCCCTGTGGCACCCCGTTTTGAATAGCTATCGCCTCATCGATGGTGTTATATTTCATCAAATACAGGATGGGCGCAAAGGTTTCCTGCTGTACAATGTTGAAATGTGGCTCTACCTCGGCAATACAGGGTTTTACGTAGCAACCGCTTTCATAGCCTTTTCCTTCCAGTACCCCGCCTTCCACAATAAAACTTCCACCTTCTTTTTTGCAGGCATCCAGCGCCTTCTGGTAACCTACCACGGCGTCTTTGTCTATCAACGGACCTACGTGGTTGTTCTCATCCAGCGGGTCGCCTATGCTGAGTTGTTTATAGGCCGCCACCAGTTTGGTTTTTATAGAATCGTATACCGTTTCGTGAATGATTAACCGCCGCGTGGTGGTGCAACGCTGACCTGCGGTACCTACCGCGCCAAAAACCGAACCTCGGATGGCAATATCCAGATCGGCATGCTGGGAGATAATGATGGCATTGTTGCCGCCCAGCTCCAGCAGGGCGCGGCCCAACCTGGCGCCTACGGTAGCGCCCACGGCTTTACCCATACGGGTTGAACCGGTGGCCGAAACCAGCGGAACGCGCGTATCGGCACTCATCCATTCACCTACGGCACGGCCGCCAATTACCAGCCCGTTTACGCCATCGGGCACATTGTTGCGTTTTAACACGTCGGCAATAACATTATGACAGGCCAGGGCGCACAGCGGCGTTTTTTCCGAAGGTTTCCAAATGCACACATTGCCGCAGATCCAGGCCAGCATGCTGTTCCAGCTCCAAACCGCAACGGGGAAATTAAAGGCGGAAATAATGCCCACAATGCCTAATGGATGCCATTGTTCGTACATGCGGTGGGCGGGACGTTCGCTGTGCATGCTGAGGCCATACAACTGGCGGGAGAGGCCAACCGCAAAATCACAGATGTCGATCATTTCCTGCACTTCGCCATACCCTTCCTGCAGGCTTTTACCCATTTCGTACGACACCAGTTTGCCCAGCGCTTCTTTATTGGCCCGCAATGCTTCGCCAACCTGGCGAACAATTTCACCCCGTTTGGGCGCCGGCCAGGTACGCCATTCCAGAAAGGCGCTCTGGGCTTTGGCTATAACGGTTTCATAATCGTTTTTATCGGCAGCCTGTACCGTGGCGATCAGTTTACCATCAACGGGTGAGTGGGAGGCAATTTGTTCGCCATGGGCAGGCAGGGAACCTATACCGGTTGATACGCCCGAGTTTTGTTCCCTGATTTTTAAGGCAGCAAGAAAATCCATGTAGTTCGTTTTGTCAAATGTAAGGGAATTGGGAGAAAGCAAGCGGGAGTCGTTAATGATCAATGTTGTACAGGGAATTGCTGCGTTGGCAGAAACGTGCATGTTGATAGGATTGACGGAGTTGACAAGTTAATAGGTTAACAGGTTAACAGGTTAACAGGTTAACGCGTTGACAAGTTGACGAGGATTAAAGTGAGGCGTTTGAGGTAACAAGTGGGAGGTTGATAGCGTTGATAAAGTTGATAGGGTTGATAAAGGGAAGAAAGAAATTAAAAATGAGAAATGTGAAATGAAAAATGAGAAAGGGAATGGGAAATGTTGAATATCGAATGTTGAATGTAGAATGTTGAAGTGAGGAAACGGGTTAAAGGAAGGGATTATTACTTCGTCGCGAGCCCTTTCACGTTTCACGTTTGCCGTTTCACGATTGCCGATTGCCGATTCACGATCCTCCAGGCGCTTCGTTATGATGTTTAACCAGCTGATGATGGCAGTATTCGTTGAACTCATCTTCATCGGCGTCGTCATCTTCATCGTCTTCCACTTCGCGTTGCAGAATGTGGTTATTGGAGAAGTCGAGGGTAATTAAGCCATCTCTCAAAACAATATTGCTGAACTGGGTCCAGAGATATCTTTTTTTGAACAGGGTGTTGATGACGACTTCATTATCGGAGAACCCGATCTCGGTAGCATATTTTGCCTGGTATTCGAGCAGGGCCAGCATTACAAAAACAAACAACAACCAGGAGAAGTAGGGCATTTTCATCCATACCAGTCCGGCAATAAGCAGGGCGCGGCTGTAATATACTTTTCGTTTTTTAGCCTGCTGGGTGAGGTTGAAAACAACAAAGCCCAGTACGGCCACAGCACCTAGCAGGTACGCCAGGCTAACATTGGGGCTCCGCAATAATTCAAGCGTAAAACAAACTATTGAAAAAATACTGAGCAACAGCCCCAGTATATCAATATACCGGTTATTTTGATTTTTAAGGGTAACAACGTATTGATAGACCATGGTTGATAGGTTGACCAGTTGACTGGTTAACACGTTAACTGGTTGATAAGGGAGCATCGCCGCGATGGCTTATAGCTTACAGCCTGAGGCTTGCAGCTATTGATTACTGGCCACTAGTAAATTGGCTAATCTCCATAAAATGTGTGCACCCACGTTGGCATCCCACTCATTGTTGTCGCCTACACCAATTTCAACCAGATCGAAACCAATAAATTTACGACCGCTTTGCACAATCTTTTTTAACAGGTAAAAGATCTGTTCGGTTTCAAATCCGCCCTGTACGGGGGTGCCTGTATTGGGACACAATTTAGGATCAAGCCCATCAATATCAAAACTTACCAGCACTTTTTCGGGCAATTTCCCAACGATCTCGTCGGTTATCTGTTTCCAGGTTTCCCCTTCGAACTGGCGTTCTTTGATGTCTTTATCAAAATAGGGTATTACCCGGTCCTTGTTGTTCTGAATATATTCCCATTCTTCCTGGCAATAATCGCGGGCGCCTATCTGCACCAGGTGGGTGAGGGTAGGAATTTCTTTCAGGGCGTTGTACATAACACTGGCATGGCTGTACGTAAACAGCTCGTATGAAGCGCGCAGGTCGCAATGGGCATCAATCTGCAGTACGCCAAATTCGCCATGCTGTTCGGCCATTGCCTTGAAAAAGCCCAGCACTACACTGTGATCGCCACCCAGGATGGAGACCAGCTTACCGCGGTTGAGCAGTTGTTTGCATTGCTCGTACACCCATTTGTTCAAATACCCGCCGCCTTCGTTGATATCGCGCAGCGATTTGCACATGAAGAGGTTCTTCTCCAGTACTTCGCCATGACAAATATAGTCGATGTACAACTCGGCTTCCTTGCGGAGGTAGTCACTTTTCAGCAGCACCTTTTTATCGGGCGGACGCATATAAAAACCCTGCTTCCACGAATCTTTGGTTTCAGGGTCAAAAAGGTCAACGTGCATACTTGCTTTAAAAATATGGTCGGCGGCCCGGGCAGTACCGGCATTATAGCTTACGGTAACTTCCCAGGGAACTGGTAGTATAACCAAACGGGCATCCTCTTCAGTAAAGGGCAAACCAAAAATATTATTGTTGGGATTGCTTGCCGCGTTGGGATCAAAGTGCGATAGGTCTGTCATAATCACAAAATAAAAAACGGGGTGCAAGTTAGCTCGAGAACGAATAGTAGCAAAATATTTATAAAAGTTAGCTGACGTTTGTTAGTTAATAGTTCAGTTCGCTGTTCTCAGTTCTTTGTTTTGTGAACTCTGAACTTGGAACTCTGAACTTGGAACTCTGAACTCGGAACTTGGAACTCGGAACTCTGAACTCGGAACTCTGAACTCTGAACCTGGAACTCTGAACTCGGAACTCTGAACTCTGAACCTGGAACTCTGAACTCGGAACTTGGAACTCGGAACTGAGAACTGGGAACAGAAAGTTAAAACCAAATGGAAACACTTAATAAACAATGCCCCTTACTTTATAAATAAAATCTATGAACCCCTCAATTCAATTTTGACCTAACTTTGCGGCGTTAATACCCAAATGTGCCACGCCGTCAAGGCGTTACAATAAATATTTCAGATGAAAAAGATCCATATTGTTATTCTGGTTGGAATTGCGGTCTGTATTATGATCCTGTTGAGCTTTATGGCCGACCTTTCTACCTACGAAACCCTGGCCTCAGCCCGTCAGAAAGAAGGCAAAACCGTGACCGTGATCGCCAAACTCGATAAATCGGCAGCAGTTCCGGTTGAGTACGACCCCGCTAAAAACCCCAATCTTACCCAATTTTATGTGGTTGACTCCCTGGGCAACCGCGCACAGGTACGGTATTATTTTGAAAAGCCGATGGATATGGAGAAAAGTGACCGCATTGTGCTGAAAGGAAAAATGCAGGGAAATGTATTTGAAATTACCCGTAAAGACGGGATCCTGATAAAATGTCCTTCCAAGTATAAAGACGATCCAAAGGCTGCTGCGAACAACCTGTCTGCTCAAAATTAAAACCCTGTAATGAAGTATATCGGTGAACACCTGTTACCCGGTCAGTTAGGACAATTCCTGGTAGTGCTTTCCCTTGTAGCGTCATTGGTAGCGTGTATAGCTTATTTTAAATCGTCCAATGCCTCTTTGGAGCCCGAGCACGAAAGCTGGAAAAAACTGGCCCGCATTGCTTTTCTGGTCAATGCCGGTTCGGTGCTGGCTACATTCAGCATTATCTTCTACATAATTGCCAATCATTATCACGAATATTTTTACGCCTGGAACCACTC
The Niastella koreensis GR20-10 genome window above contains:
- a CDS encoding cytochrome c maturation protein CcmE, with product MKKIHIVILVGIAVCIMILLSFMADLSTYETLASARQKEGKTVTVIAKLDKSAAVPVEYDPAKNPNLTQFYVVDSLGNRAQVRYYFEKPMDMEKSDRIVLKGKMQGNVFEITRKDGILIKCPSKYKDDPKAAANNLSAQN
- a CDS encoding agmatinase family protein, which produces MTDLSHFDPNAASNPNNNIFGLPFTEEDARLVILPVPWEVTVSYNAGTARAADHIFKASMHVDLFDPETKDSWKQGFYMRPPDKKVLLKSDYLRKEAELYIDYICHGEVLEKNLFMCKSLRDINEGGGYLNKWVYEQCKQLLNRGKLVSILGGDHSVVLGFFKAMAEQHGEFGVLQIDAHCDLRASYELFTYSHASVMYNALKEIPTLTHLVQIGARDYCQEEWEYIQNNKDRVIPYFDKDIKERQFEGETWKQITDEIVGKLPEKVLVSFDIDGLDPKLCPNTGTPVQGGFETEQIFYLLKKIVQSGRKFIGFDLVEIGVGDNNEWDANVGAHILWRLANLLVASNQ
- a CDS encoding OmpA family protein, giving the protein MKKLYALLLLTSTLYSANAQMRLGIIGGPQSSSVKETNYLPEWNKTTEPFYTKRSGLHLGIIGEIPLGYTNKFFFQPGLIFSNKGRKFARYYDTSSAKTDTLYYSNNFYTNYIDMPLNIAVKLRMGKKSNFLISAGPYLSFFYSGKSSWEKRDTSLHFKQDESNIQVGKNTGMVKTFDFGVNARVGFELGNVLLTGFISQGLSNFYKATYNGTFKNHVIGASLGFWLNKKVVLTNDKDGDGVPDKADACPDVPGSAKAGGCPDKDGDGVADAVDKCPDVAGLARDRGCPILDRDNDTVLDDVDQCPDVPGTFKYHGCPIPDTDGDGLNDEVDLCPDKAGPAEFNGCPIPDTDGDGVNDKEDKCPTVAGTVANKGCPEIKKEIVEKVNYAAKKIFFITGSDKIALESHSALNNVVAILRTNPTLKLLIEGHTDNVGKPATNLILSQKRADAVKNYLVQKGLDANRLEAKGYGQEKPVDDNSTPAGRAANRRVELHLSQQ
- a CDS encoding L-piperidine-6-carboxylate dehydrogenase, whose translation is MDFLAALKIREQNSGVSTGIGSLPAHGEQIASHSPVDGKLIATVQAADKNDYETVIAKAQSAFLEWRTWPAPKRGEIVRQVGEALRANKEALGKLVSYEMGKSLQEGYGEVQEMIDICDFAVGLSRQLYGLSMHSERPAHRMYEQWHPLGIVGIISAFNFPVAVWSWNSMLAWICGNVCIWKPSEKTPLCALACHNVIADVLKRNNVPDGVNGLVIGGRAVGEWMSADTRVPLVSATGSTRMGKAVGATVGARLGRALLELGGNNAIIISQHADLDIAIRGSVFGAVGTAGQRCTTTRRLIIHETVYDSIKTKLVAAYKQLSIGDPLDENNHVGPLIDKDAVVGYQKALDACKKEGGSFIVEGGVLEGKGYESGCYVKPCIAEVEPHFNIVQQETFAPILYLMKYNTIDEAIAIQNGVPQGLSSSIMTLNLREAEQFLSANGSDCGIANVNIGTSGAEIGGAFGGEKETGGGRESGSDAWKAYMRRQTNTINYSTQLPLAQGIKFHV